Proteins from a genomic interval of Nasonia vitripennis strain AsymCx chromosome 3, Nvit_psr_1.1, whole genome shotgun sequence:
- the LOC100118529 gene encoding apolipoprotein D isoform X2: MRSLTLCLVLAGCVAAALAHSYHLGACPVVEPLAGFQMSRFLGIWYVVQKTSTASKCITYNYTRGDEPGEYSITQDSDIPILGLTSLKHEYHYTGALSVPEPSVPARMTVRFPLSVAGSASHVVFATDYENYAGIFTCQKLAFAHRQSATILSRTRDLDKAYIDKVRAKLSSFGVDPFDLSIITQTNCPRGNNSLDVNVDPHTFSAENIGSVVRKAGEKIGDGVEWIGHQGSKVYHKIAGTEDKSSERPATVVPVNSQQQPPKDAAGKYENNEV; the protein is encoded by the exons ATGAGGTCGCTGACGTTGTGCCTCGTGCTGGCAGGATGCGTCGCAGCTGCGCTGGCTCACTCTTACCATCTCGGCGCCTGTCCCGTCGTCGAGCCTCTCGCGGGCTTCCAGATGAGCAGG TTTCTCGGAATCTGGTACGTAGTCCAGAAGACATCGACGGCCAGCAAGTGCATCACTTACAACTACACCCGAGGAGACGAGCCCGGCGAGTACAGCATCACTCAGGACTCGGACATTCCAATTCTGG gtCTCACGTCGTTGAAGCACGAGTACCACTACACGGGCGCTTTGAGCGTGCCTGAGCCCAGTGTACCGGCCCGTATGACCGTACGCTTTCCTCTCA GCGTAGCCGGCAGCGCATCCCACGTAGTCTTCGCCACGGACTACGAGAACTACGCTGGTATCTTCACCTGTCAGAAGCTGGCCTTCGCTCACCGCCAGTCAGCCACGATCCTGTCGCGTACCCGTGACCTGGACAAGGCCTACATCGATAAGGTGCGCGCCAAGCTCAGCTCGTTCGGTGTCGATCCCTTCGACCTGAGCATCATCACACAGACCAACTGCCCACGCGGCAACAACAGCCTCGACGTGAACGTAGACCCGCACACCTTCTCCGCCGAGAACATCGGCTCGGTCGTACGCAAAGCCGGCGAGAAGATCGGCGACGGCGTCGAGTGGATCGGACACCAGGGCAGCAAGGTCTACCACAAGATCGCTGGTACCGAGGACAAGAGCTCCGAGAGACCTGCCACCGTCGTCCCCGTGAACTCGCAGCAACAGCCACCAAAGGACGCCGCTGGAAAATACGAGAACAACGAG GTATAG
- the LOC100118529 gene encoding apolipoprotein D isoform X1, whose protein sequence is MRSLTLCLVLAGCVAAALAHSYHLGACPVVEPLAGFQMSRFLGIWYVVQKTSTASKCITYNYTRGDEPGEYSITQDSDIPILGLTSLKHEYHYTGALSVPEPSVPARMTVRFPLSVAGSASHVVFATDYENYAGIFTCQKLAFAHRQSATILSRTRDLDKAYIDKVRAKLSSFGVDPFDLSIITQTNCPRGNNSLDVNVDPHTFSAENIGSVVRKAGEKIGDGVEWIGHQGSKVYHKIAGTEDKSSERPATVVPVNSQQQPPKDAAGKYENNEVEWIP, encoded by the exons ATGAGGTCGCTGACGTTGTGCCTCGTGCTGGCAGGATGCGTCGCAGCTGCGCTGGCTCACTCTTACCATCTCGGCGCCTGTCCCGTCGTCGAGCCTCTCGCGGGCTTCCAGATGAGCAGG TTTCTCGGAATCTGGTACGTAGTCCAGAAGACATCGACGGCCAGCAAGTGCATCACTTACAACTACACCCGAGGAGACGAGCCCGGCGAGTACAGCATCACTCAGGACTCGGACATTCCAATTCTGG gtCTCACGTCGTTGAAGCACGAGTACCACTACACGGGCGCTTTGAGCGTGCCTGAGCCCAGTGTACCGGCCCGTATGACCGTACGCTTTCCTCTCA GCGTAGCCGGCAGCGCATCCCACGTAGTCTTCGCCACGGACTACGAGAACTACGCTGGTATCTTCACCTGTCAGAAGCTGGCCTTCGCTCACCGCCAGTCAGCCACGATCCTGTCGCGTACCCGTGACCTGGACAAGGCCTACATCGATAAGGTGCGCGCCAAGCTCAGCTCGTTCGGTGTCGATCCCTTCGACCTGAGCATCATCACACAGACCAACTGCCCACGCGGCAACAACAGCCTCGACGTGAACGTAGACCCGCACACCTTCTCCGCCGAGAACATCGGCTCGGTCGTACGCAAAGCCGGCGAGAAGATCGGCGACGGCGTCGAGTGGATCGGACACCAGGGCAGCAAGGTCTACCACAAGATCGCTGGTACCGAGGACAAGAGCTCCGAGAGACCTGCCACCGTCGTCCCCGTGAACTCGCAGCAACAGCCACCAAAGGACGCCGCTGGAAAATACGAGAACAACGAGGTCGAGTGGATACCCTAA
- the LOC100118491 gene encoding phospholipase A2 hemilipin isoform X1 produces the protein MQYAMLLVAAMLAASSVSLVGSSVLVADLAMTRMVELNAGAPFCALYHDRGVIQRMVLGSDPKKVRQISNNLVADLEETCKASRSKGKNQAPGGGIMYPGTKWCGPGNIAKSYDDLGQHAAEDACCREHDHCPTTIGPQQCIHGICNTSPFTRSHCDCDAKFRRCLQTINTEVANTLGALFFNVIQVTCFKERRPCSQWQSCKQSSYEWRRSQKYILPNEWSPRAAAQNKLQTLNTIFQSFNAWLQQLISHNQQQQQRH, from the exons ATGCAGTACGCGATGCTGCTGGTGGCGGCGATGCTGGCCGCCTCGAGCGTGAGCCTGGTGGGCTCGTCCGTCCTGGTGGCCGACCTGGCGATGACGCGGATGGTCGAGCTGAACGCCGGTGCGCCGTTCTGCGCGCTCTACCACGACCGCGGCGTCATCCAGCGCATGGTCCTCGGCTCGGACCCCAAGAAGGTCCGCCAGATCTCCAACAACCTCGTGGCCGATCTCGAGGAGACCTGCAAGGCTTCGCGCAGCAAGGGAAAG AACCAAGCTCCGGGCGGCGGGATCATGTACCCGGGCACCAAGTGGTGCGGCCCCGGCAACATCGCCAAGTCGTACGACGACCTGGGCCAGCACGCGGCCGAGGACGCCTGCTGCCGCGAGCACGACCACTGCCCGACGACGATCGGGCCGCAGCAGTGCATCCACGGCATCTGCAACACCTCGCCGTTCACCCGCTCCCACTGCGACTGCGACGCGAAATTCCGCAGGTGCCTGCAGACCATCAACACCGAGGTCGCCAACACCCTCGGCGCTCTATTCTTCAACGTCATACAGGTCACCTGCTTCAAGGAGAGACGACCTTGCTCGCAGTGGCAGAG CTGCAAGCAATCCTCTTACGAGTGGCGACGCTCCCAGAAGTACATTCTGCCGAACGAGTGGAGCCCGAGGGCCGCGGCTCAGAACAAGCTCCAGACGCTCAACACGATTTTCCAGTCCTTCAACGCCTGGCTGCAGCAGCTGATCTCGCacaaccagcagcagcagcagcggcactgA
- the LOC100118491 gene encoding acidic phospholipase A2 PA4 isoform X2 produces the protein MQYAMLLVAAMLAASSVSLVGSSVLVADLAMTRMVELNAGAPFCALYHDRGVIQRMVLGSDPKKVRQISNNLVADLEETCKASRSKGKNQAPGGGIMYPGTKWCGPGNIAKSYDDLGQHAAEDACCREHDHCPTTIGPQQCIHGICNTSPFTRSHCDCDAKFRRCLQTINTEVANTLGALFFNVIQVTCFKERRPCSQWQRNGYAEAEWARLCSQYKFQPSDKYVPLMPLNL, from the exons ATGCAGTACGCGATGCTGCTGGTGGCGGCGATGCTGGCCGCCTCGAGCGTGAGCCTGGTGGGCTCGTCCGTCCTGGTGGCCGACCTGGCGATGACGCGGATGGTCGAGCTGAACGCCGGTGCGCCGTTCTGCGCGCTCTACCACGACCGCGGCGTCATCCAGCGCATGGTCCTCGGCTCGGACCCCAAGAAGGTCCGCCAGATCTCCAACAACCTCGTGGCCGATCTCGAGGAGACCTGCAAGGCTTCGCGCAGCAAGGGAAAG AACCAAGCTCCGGGCGGCGGGATCATGTACCCGGGCACCAAGTGGTGCGGCCCCGGCAACATCGCCAAGTCGTACGACGACCTGGGCCAGCACGCGGCCGAGGACGCCTGCTGCCGCGAGCACGACCACTGCCCGACGACGATCGGGCCGCAGCAGTGCATCCACGGCATCTGCAACACCTCGCCGTTCACCCGCTCCCACTGCGACTGCGACGCGAAATTCCGCAGGTGCCTGCAGACCATCAACACCGAGGTCGCCAACACCCTCGGCGCTCTATTCTTCAACGTCATACAGGTCACCTGCTTCAAGGAGAGACGACCTTGCTCGCAGTGGCAGAG AAACGGCTACGCAGAAGCCGAATGGGCTCGACTCTGCTCCCAGTACAAGTTCCAGCCGAGCGACAAGTACGTGCCATTGATGCCGCTGAATTTGTAA
- the LOC100678228 gene encoding NAD-dependent protein deacylase Sirt4 translates to MSLIVPTIRGISLKNCSFSLNFTDRVNSLSSLAFVPKCQPAREEDVRMLKHFVNTSGKICVITGAGISTESGIPDYRSEGVGLFATSDRRPVSYQDFCKSDKTRRRYWARNYAAWPRFSLFQPNVTHKWLKNMEDIGKVSCVITQNVDNLHIKAGSKNVVELHGTGYRVVCLSCNNKIDRFVFQEVLNKLNPDMKASCEAIRPDGDVDLSQDQIDDFKIPPCSKCGGIMKPDIVFFGDNVPKQVVERVQNEVEEADSLLVLGTSLTTFSGYRIVLQAVEAVKPIAILNIGDTRGDEHAQIRVHGRCGEILPMLTDDKS, encoded by the exons ATGTCATTAATCGTACCAACCATACGTGGAATAAGCCTGAAAAACTGTTCGTTCTCATTAAACTTTACGG ATCGAGTCAATAGTCTGTCTAGTCTTGCTTTTGTTCCAAAATGCCAACCCGCCAGAGAGGAAGACGTCAGAATGCTCAAGCACTTTGTCAATACATCTGGAAAAATATGTGTTATAACAGGAGCGGGAATATCTACTGAAAGTGGAATACCTGATTATCGGTCAGAAGGTGTCGGACTATTTGCAACCAGCGATCGTAGACCAGTTTCTTATCAGGATTTTTGTAAAAGCGACAAGACTAGAAGACGTTACTGGGCAAGAAATTATGCAGCTTGGCCACG CTTCTCGCTGTTCCAACCCAATGTCACCCACAAGTGGTTAAAAAATATGGAGGATATTGGAAAAGTAAGCTGTGTCATCACTCAAAATGTGGACAATCTTCACATAAAAGCTGGTAGCAAAAACGTTGTTGAATTGCACGGCACTGGATATAGAGTAGTTTGTCTCAGTTGCAATAACAAGATTGATCGATTCGTCTTTCAAGAAGTTCTTAATAAACTGAATCCTGATATGAAAGCTTCATGCGAAGCTATAAGACCAGATGGTGATGTTGATTTGTCTCAG GACCAGATCGATGACTTTAAAATACCCCCTTGTTCAAAGTGTGGTGGAATCATGAAACCAGACATTGTGTTCTTTGGGGATAATGTACCAAAACAGGTTGTTGAACGAGTACAAAACGAGGTTGAAGAGGCTGATTCTCTACTTGTTCTCGGAACTTCTTTGACCACATTCTCAGGCTATAGAATTGTACTCCAGGCAGTCGAAGCTGTGAAGCCAATAGCAATACTAAATATTGGAGACACAAGAGGAGACGAACATGCTCAGATCAGGGTTCATGGTAGGTGTGGCGAAATTCTCCCAATGCTTACTGATGACAAATCGtga
- the LOC100679579 gene encoding uncharacterized protein LOC100679579, whose protein sequence is MPRKKNMRETSKRKTKERVKKTYKKSSVKKSAEKKKVEKSYSLEALQAALNAMGEGQTLRQAAANFGVPKSTLFLKSKCIVPLECKKGPRTVLSTEDEAEIVSWIVFSADSGHPVTKSRLLDYVQKYATEKKIDTPFKNNRPGQHWYRAFMKRNPNLSNKIVHNHASTRAPVTEEDLRDWFAKIRLHLEDKKLLNIEPHRIFNAGESTFMLTPKYNKVLTEEGVKAPHEIVSSNEKDTSTVLFSISASGVMPPPMILFDFKKTPKKSVIDKIPKGWGVVNTERGLTTSESFYSYITNVFYKWLKENNYVFPVILYVDGRSSQITLPLLKFCKDHLIELIILYPNATHIIHPLDVAIFHPLKDSYKKVLQEWRIDNNIYNFKKQMFPPVLKMALEACDFTEAAITGFKTCGLYPLCADAVNYNILSKKNKKKDVTHKFNSTNNAVQNREEISEGLLKIFEQDLISPDVLASFKQAETDGVWSGDVAYVALFESWLKLRKLCNVSDAEMIATVSDESCDHGMSDNITIDFVEVQMPNTD, encoded by the exons ATGCCTAGGAAAAAGAATATGAGGGAGACttctaaaagaaaaacaaaagagaGGGTAAAAAAGACGTATAAGAAAAGTAGTGTAAAGAAATCtgctgaaaaaaagaaggtaGAAAAAAGTTATAGCCTAGAAGCATTGCAAGCTGCTCTCAATGCGATGGGTGAAGGCCAAACTTTACGCCAAGCAGCCGCAAATTTTGGGGTTCCTAAAAGTACACTTTTTTTGAAGTCAAAGTGTATAGTACCACTTGAGTGCAAGAAGGGCCCCAGAACAGTGTTGAGTACGGAAGATGAGGCAGAGATTGTGTCATGGATAGTGTTTAGTGCAGATTCTGGTCACCCTGTTACCAAATCAAGACTTCTTGATTACGTACAAAAGTATGCAactgaaaagaaaattgacaCCCCATTCAAGAATAATAGGCCTGGACAGCACTGGTATCGTGCCTTCATGAAACGTAATCCTAACCTCAGCAACAAGATTGTACACAATCATGCTAGCACAAGAGCACCTGTCACTGAAGAAGATCTTCGAGATTGGTTTGCAAAGATAAGACTGCACCTAGAAgacaaaaaattgttaaacatTGAGCCGCACAGGATTTTTAATGCAGGTGAATCAACGTTTATGCTTACCCCAAAATACAACAAAGTTTTGACTGAAGAAGGAGTTAAGGCTCCTCATGAGATTGTATCCAGTAACGAGAAAGATACCTCAACAGTATTGTTCAGCATATCTGCTTCTGGAGTTATGCCACCTCCTATGATTTTGTTTGACTTCAAAAAGACTCCAAAGAAAAGTGTTATAGATAAAATACCAAAAGGCTGGGGAGTTGTAAACACAGAACGGGGTTTGACGACATCAGAGAGCTTTTACAGCTATATTACTAATGTTTTTTACAAGTGGCTAAAAGAAAACAACTATGTTTTTCCTGTGATTTTATACGTGGATGGACGTAGCTCACAAATAACGTTGCCTCTACTTAAGTTTTGCAAGGATCATCTTATTGAACTGATAATATTGTACCCAAATGCAACACACATTATCCATCCATTGGATGTTGCTATATTCCATCCATTAAAGGACTCGTATAAGAAGGTCTTACAGGAATGGAGAATAGATAACAACATATACAATTTCAAGAAACAAATGTTTCCACCAGTTTTGAAAATGGCTTTGGAAGCGTGTGATTTCACTGAAGCTGCTATTACTGGTTTTAAAACTTGCGGACTATACCCTTTATGTGCTGATGCCGTTAACTATaacattttaagtaaaaaaaataaaaaaaaagatgttaCTCACAAATTCAATTCAACAAACAACGCAGTTCAAAATAGAGAAGAAATAAGTGAAggattattgaaaatattcgaaCAAGATCTTATTTCTCCAGATGTATTGGCATCTTTTAAGCAAGCAGAAACAGATGGTGTATGGAGTGGTGATGTGGCATACGTCGCATTGTTTGAATCTTGGCTCAAGTTAAGAAAACTTTGTAATG TATCTGATGCAGAAATGATCGCTACAGTATCAGACGAGTCTTGTGATCATGGGATGTCAGACAATATTACTATTGACTTTGTTGAAGTTCAGATGCCGAATACTGATTAG
- the LOC100118450 gene encoding abnormal long morphology protein 1-like isoform X1, giving the protein MARHCTSKMFQKNNILVLEDSEHSFLILGKDLMESIRGSSPDEGVSDCDYRQDEQSAVSSVSNCNCNTATDNKVDLLLKAEQKNVEGSENNTVMQEHEYEKKITTFQDEVALALRETSKNRRMLRSVGGSIDEIDSALDYMEQSVHSTIYLTSAEMSRSSATVETQAAISSMEKASVSASIESLIQDAMNETEEQWRGTSWDQTEFSAADSRKLQDHLQKRNTSDVDPRDLEIMHLKLMNKALREQNERLKNKVRGCSIELENSKLKEEMVNLNQQLESLGNIEDVFSEIMTQLETYEKIIDVLRDENLTKDFRAIKIENDALLMEKNKWSEERGSLHESNKLLKYELKLTEEKCEILKQEIDLLRTKSGTIQVDLDNTKAELAEARRTISELQAQNSDLQETEISADVYNSRIEKQEIDILRLRATEKSYLCQIELLTDENKILRDYINHTFLN; this is encoded by the exons ATGGCGCGGCACTGTACATCGAAGATGTTTCAAAAGAATAATATTCTCGTTCTCGAAGATAGCGAGCACTCGTTTTTAATTCTGGGTAAGGACCTGATGGAATCCATACGAGGATCATCGCCCGATGAAGGAGTGTCAGATTGCGATTATAGG CAGGACGAGCAGTCGGCCGTTTCGAGTGTGAGTAACTGTAACTGCAATACAGCTACTGATAACAAAGTGGACCTATTATTGAAAGCTGAGCAGAAGAATGTTGAAGGATCCGAAAACAATACCGTGATGCAGGAGCATGagtacgaaaaaaaaataacaacgtTCCAGGATGAAGTTGCATTAGCCTTACGC GAAACGTCTAAAAATCGTCGTATGTTAAGATCCGTAGGAGGATCCATCGATGAAATCGACAGTGCGTTGGATTACATGGAACAGTCGGTTCATTCCACAATTTACTTAACGAGCGCTGAGATGTCCCGATCATCGGCAACGGTGGAGACTCAGGCTGCTATCAGTAGTATGGAAAAGGCATCGGTAAGCGCATCCATCGAATCTTTGATCCAGGATGCTATGAACGAAACGGAGGAGCAATGGAGGGGAACGAGCTGGGATCAAACAGAGTTTTCTGCAGCGGATTCGAGGAAGCTGCAAGACCATTTGCAAAAAAGGAACACGTCCGATGTAGATCCGAGAGATTTGGAAATCATGCACTTGAAGCTTATGAATAAGGCACTGAGAGAGCAGAACGAACGactgaaaaataaagtaagaGGATGCTCTATCGAGCTAGAAAATTCAAAGTTAAAAGAAGAAATGGTTAATCTAAATCAACAGCTAGAAAGTCTTGGAAATATAGAAGATGTCTTTTCCGAAATTATGACTCAGCTGGAAACTTACGAAAAGATAATAGACGTGCTTAGAGATGAAAACTTGACGAAAGATTTCAGAGCCATCAAAATCGAGAATGACGCCTTGCTTATGGAAAAGAATAAATGGTCAGAAGAGCGAGGGAGTCTGCACGAATCAAACAAACTACTTAAATATGAACTGAAGTTAACCGAAGAGAAGTGCGAAATATTGAAACAAGAAATCGACTTGCTGAGAACGAAATCTGGCACAATTCAAGTGGATCTTGACAATACGAAAGCCGAGCTTGCAGAAGCACGCAGGACGATTTCTGAGTTGCAAGCACAAAATTCCGATCTACAAGAGACT GAGATCTCGGCTGATGTTTACAATAGTCGAATCGAAAAACAAGAGATCGATATTTTGCGATTAAGAGCAACTGAAAAGAGTTATTTATGTCAGATAGAGTTACTTACTgatgaaaacaaaatacttCGAGATTATATCAATCATACATTTCTAAACTAA
- the LOC100118450 gene encoding abnormal long morphology protein 1-like isoform X2 → MARHCTSKMFQKNNILVLEDSEHSFLILGKDLMESIRGSSPDEGVSDCDYRDEQSAVSSVSNCNCNTATDNKVDLLLKAEQKNVEGSENNTVMQEHEYEKKITTFQDEVALALRETSKNRRMLRSVGGSIDEIDSALDYMEQSVHSTIYLTSAEMSRSSATVETQAAISSMEKASVSASIESLIQDAMNETEEQWRGTSWDQTEFSAADSRKLQDHLQKRNTSDVDPRDLEIMHLKLMNKALREQNERLKNKVRGCSIELENSKLKEEMVNLNQQLESLGNIEDVFSEIMTQLETYEKIIDVLRDENLTKDFRAIKIENDALLMEKNKWSEERGSLHESNKLLKYELKLTEEKCEILKQEIDLLRTKSGTIQVDLDNTKAELAEARRTISELQAQNSDLQETEISADVYNSRIEKQEIDILRLRATEKSYLCQIELLTDENKILRDYINHTFLN, encoded by the exons ATGGCGCGGCACTGTACATCGAAGATGTTTCAAAAGAATAATATTCTCGTTCTCGAAGATAGCGAGCACTCGTTTTTAATTCTGGGTAAGGACCTGATGGAATCCATACGAGGATCATCGCCCGATGAAGGAGTGTCAGATTGCGATTATAGG GACGAGCAGTCGGCCGTTTCGAGTGTGAGTAACTGTAACTGCAATACAGCTACTGATAACAAAGTGGACCTATTATTGAAAGCTGAGCAGAAGAATGTTGAAGGATCCGAAAACAATACCGTGATGCAGGAGCATGagtacgaaaaaaaaataacaacgtTCCAGGATGAAGTTGCATTAGCCTTACGC GAAACGTCTAAAAATCGTCGTATGTTAAGATCCGTAGGAGGATCCATCGATGAAATCGACAGTGCGTTGGATTACATGGAACAGTCGGTTCATTCCACAATTTACTTAACGAGCGCTGAGATGTCCCGATCATCGGCAACGGTGGAGACTCAGGCTGCTATCAGTAGTATGGAAAAGGCATCGGTAAGCGCATCCATCGAATCTTTGATCCAGGATGCTATGAACGAAACGGAGGAGCAATGGAGGGGAACGAGCTGGGATCAAACAGAGTTTTCTGCAGCGGATTCGAGGAAGCTGCAAGACCATTTGCAAAAAAGGAACACGTCCGATGTAGATCCGAGAGATTTGGAAATCATGCACTTGAAGCTTATGAATAAGGCACTGAGAGAGCAGAACGAACGactgaaaaataaagtaagaGGATGCTCTATCGAGCTAGAAAATTCAAAGTTAAAAGAAGAAATGGTTAATCTAAATCAACAGCTAGAAAGTCTTGGAAATATAGAAGATGTCTTTTCCGAAATTATGACTCAGCTGGAAACTTACGAAAAGATAATAGACGTGCTTAGAGATGAAAACTTGACGAAAGATTTCAGAGCCATCAAAATCGAGAATGACGCCTTGCTTATGGAAAAGAATAAATGGTCAGAAGAGCGAGGGAGTCTGCACGAATCAAACAAACTACTTAAATATGAACTGAAGTTAACCGAAGAGAAGTGCGAAATATTGAAACAAGAAATCGACTTGCTGAGAACGAAATCTGGCACAATTCAAGTGGATCTTGACAATACGAAAGCCGAGCTTGCAGAAGCACGCAGGACGATTTCTGAGTTGCAAGCACAAAATTCCGATCTACAAGAGACT GAGATCTCGGCTGATGTTTACAATAGTCGAATCGAAAAACAAGAGATCGATATTTTGCGATTAAGAGCAACTGAAAAGAGTTATTTATGTCAGATAGAGTTACTTACTgatgaaaacaaaatacttCGAGATTATATCAATCATACATTTCTAAACTAA